The Planctomycetota bacterium genomic sequence AGTCGCTGTAGTGCCCGCGCCGCGGAACCGGACGCTTTTCCTGACCGACGAGGACCGCCGCGCCCCCGTGCCCGGGCTTCCGCCCGCCCCCGCTCCCGAGGGCATCTACTGCGGCGACGGGATCGAGGGCCTGCGGCGCTCGCCGCCGGCGGATCTCATTTTCGCCGATCCGCCGTACGACCGCGATCCCTCCTGGCATGCCCTATGGATCGAGGAGGCCGCCCGCGTTCTGCGTCCGGGCGGCTCCCTCTACGTATGCTGCGACTGGCGGCTTTCCGGTCCGATCCAGGCGATCCTCGAACGCCGCTTCACGGTCCGCAACCGCATCACCTGGAAGCGCGACAAGGGCCGGGGCGCGCGGCGCAACTGGAAGCAGAACATGGAGGACATCTGGTTCGCCACCAAAGGGGACGGCTACACGTTCAATCTGGTCAAGTGGAAGAAGCGCGTCGTCGCTCCCTACCGCGAGAACGGACGGCCCAAGGACTGGACGCAGGAGCCCGACGGCCGGTGGCGCTGGACCTGCCCGTCGAACATCTGGACGGACCTCT encodes the following:
- a CDS encoding site-specific DNA-methyltransferase, whose protein sequence is MPAPRNRTLFLTDEDRRAPVPGLPPAPAPEGIYCGDGIEGLRRSPPADLIFADPPYDRDPSWHALWIEEAARVLRPGGSLYVCCDWRLSGPIQAILERRFTVRNRITWKRDKGRGARRNWKQNMEDIWFATKGDGYTFNLVKWKKRVVAPYRENGRPKDWTQEPDGRWRWTCPSNIWTDLCVPFWSMPENTPHPYQKPEKLVARVLEASSRPGDLVVDPFVGSGTTAVVARRLGRRFLGFEIEPDWVRLALKRLRERP